One window from the genome of Glycine soja cultivar W05 chromosome 12, ASM419377v2, whole genome shotgun sequence encodes:
- the LOC114378500 gene encoding tropinone reductase homolog At5g06060-like, with translation MAEPNIASRWSLQGMTALVTGGSKGIGYAIVEELAQLGATVHTCARNEAELNESLNEWNTKGYRVTGSVCDVASRAERQDLIARLSSEFNGKLNILVNNVGTNIWKDLLEYTEEDFLFLVNTNLQSAFHLCQLAHPLLKASEAASIVFISSIGGVVSINLGSVVYSATKGAMNQMTKNLACEWAKDNIRTNCVAPGMIRTPAADEYLKEGKIANAYIPRTPLGRFGEGDEVSSVVAFLCLPAASYVTGQIICVDGGFTVNGLYIS, from the exons ATGGCTGAGCCAAACATTGCTAGCAGATGGTCTTTACAGGGGATGACAGCTCTCGTCACCGGTGGATCCAAAGGAATCGG ATATGCTATCGTGGAGGAGTTGGCACAGCTTGGAGCCACTGTGCACACTTGCGCTCGGAACGAAGCTGAACTCAATGAATCCTTAAATGAATGGAACACAAAAGGATACAGAGTAACTGGTTCCGTCTGTGACGTGGCGTCTCGTGCAGAAAGACAAGACCTCATTGCTAGACTCTCCTCTGAGTTTAATGGCAAACTCAATATACTT GTAAACAACGTGGGAACAAACATATGGAAAGACCTCTTGGAATACACAGAGGAAGACTTTTTATTTCTGGTGAATACGAATTTGCAATCTGCTTTCCACCTATGCCAGCTTGCACATCCTCTCCTAAAAGCCTCCGAAGCTGCAAGCATCGTTTTCATATCCTCCATTGGAGGTGTGGtatcaataaatttaggatCCGTTGTATATAGTGCAACAAAAG GAGCAATGAatcaaatgacaaaaaatttGGCATGTGAATGGGCCAAAGACAATATAAGGACTAATTGCGTTGCACCAGGAATGATCAGAACCCCTGCTGCTGATGag TATTTAAAAGAGGGAAAAATTGCTAATGCATACATTCCACGAACCCCTCTTGGACGGTTCGGAGAAGGAGACGAGGTGTCTTCGGTTGTGGCATTCCTCTGCTTACCCGCAGCCTCTTACGTAACTGGACAGATAATTTGTGTTGATGGCGGCTTCACTGTCAACGGCCTATACATAAGCTAG